CGGGATCTACCGAGTGGGGGAGGTGAACGTTTCCGGTCTCAGGATCGACAAAAAGACCCGGAGGTTTCCAGCGATTGGCAGCGCGTCGTGAACGCCGTCTTGACTTAGATGTAATACGCTTCGGTACTCCCACAGCCTTATTCCTTAAGCTGGTCCAACGCCTTCCAAACGTCCTGTCCATGTACAGGCTCCGCCGGTGGAGCCTGCCTCTCCTCCCACTCACAGACCTGACCCGGCGGACAGGTAGCAACGATCGGTAACGCAAGCAGTATGTCCTCCCG
This Candidatus Methylacidithermus pantelleriae DNA region includes the following protein-coding sequences:
- the rpmF gene encoding 50S ribosomal protein L32, translated to MDRTFGRRWTSLRNKAVGVPKRITSKSRRRSRRAANRWKPPGLFVDPETGNVHLPHSVDPATGRYRGRQVLTKEAEE